From Leptodactylus fuscus isolate aLepFus1 chromosome 11, aLepFus1.hap2, whole genome shotgun sequence, one genomic window encodes:
- the IL2RG gene encoding cytokine receptor common subunit gamma: MSPDCKVIKFYPVFVWRSSRLELSFILVIVISALLHGAGGSDGPDLQCSLNKIKVLTCLWNEQNNLNDNYTFYFWYSGDKSKAKQCPNYLVANRKIFGCQFPVTMTFRTFTVMLNSTNQRLPTTREFEKLQDWVKMDPPSNLHVENTSSLELRLTWEQSYGSFASRCMTYQVQHRNMASDKWTVKDATSPLFILPSYDPKEMYTFQVRSQINKDCAYSKYWSDWSQAVTWGRNITVSEEQPSTFMKAYVILVVTFLLLVVVVLVIRTDRVWLILVPQIPNPGKKFENLFTVHNNNFQDWLGISKEAVDNLKTNYSESLCSVTEDSDYPLPDGKNPTTSPLTK, encoded by the exons ATGTCCCCTGACTGCAAGGTCATAAAGTTCTACCCTGTATTTGTATGGCGTTCATCGAGACTGGAACTATCTTTTATCCTTGTCATCGTGATATCGGCTCTGCTTCATGGCGCTGGCGGCAGCGACGGACCAG ACCTACAGTGTAGTCTGAACAAGATTAAGGTCTTAACTTGTCTTTGGAATGAGCAAAACAACCTGAATGACAACTACACATTCTATTTCTG GTACAGTGGTGACAAATCCAAAGCTAAACAATGTCCAAACTACCTTGTTGCCAACCGTAAAATATTTGGTTGCCAGTTTCCAGTGACTATGACCTTCAGAACCTTCACTGTGATGCTGAACTCCACTAACCAGAGACTCCCAACTACGAGAGAGTTTGAGAAGCTGCAAGACTGGG TAAAGATGGATCCTCCTTCAAACCTTCATGTGGAGAATACCAGCAGTCTGGAGTTGCGTCTGACATGGGAACAATCCTACGGCTCGTTTGCATCACGCTGTATGACTTATCAAGTGCAGCATAGAAATATGGCCAGCGATAAGTGGACG GTGAAGGACGCCACTTCCCCTCTATTTATCTTGCCAAGTTATGACCCTAAAGAGATGTATACATTCCAAGTAAGAAGCCAAATAAATAAAGATTGTGCTTATTCCAAATATTGGAGCGACTGGAGTCAAGCAGTTACCTGGGGAAGAAACATCACCGTTAGCG AAGAACAACCATCAACATTCATGAAAGCCTATGTTATCCTGGTTGTGACATTTCTATTGCTGGTCGTTGTGGTTCTTGTGATTCGGACAGATAG GGTTTGGCTGATCCTTGTGCCTCAAATTCCAAATCCTGGAAAGAAGTTTGAAAATCTTTTCACCGTCCACAACAACAACTTCCAG GATTGGCTTGGCATATCTAAAGAAGCTGTGGATAACCTGAAGACCAATTATTCAGAGTCACTTTGCAGCGTCACTGAAGACTCCGATTACCCCCTGCCAGATGGGAAAAATCCTACAACCAGCCCACTGACAAAGTGA